Proteins from one Candidatus Methylomirabilota bacterium genomic window:
- a CDS encoding ABC transporter substrate-binding protein: protein MIFRIFWLGILCLGVALPVSLRASEGQPVNRVRDTLETALRILKDPALQGPENEAARKQQVRQLIADRFNYLEMAERSLNSHWGELTRKQRQEFVSLFGDLFERSYSRMILHSLPDQRITYTGESMNGTHALVNTILVDKRGDRLPVDYQLERRKGRWELFDVVIDGVSIVSNYQSQFNRIIETTSFDSLVKKMRVKQQEE, encoded by the coding sequence GTGATTTTCCGCATCTTCTGGCTCGGGATCCTTTGCCTGGGCGTTGCCCTTCCGGTTTCGCTTAGAGCGAGTGAAGGTCAGCCCGTGAATCGGGTGCGGGATACCCTGGAAACGGCCCTGCGCATTCTCAAAGATCCCGCCTTGCAGGGTCCAGAGAATGAAGCGGCACGAAAGCAGCAGGTTCGGCAGCTGATTGCCGACCGCTTTAACTACTTGGAAATGGCGGAGCGATCCCTGAATTCCCATTGGGGCGAACTGACCAGGAAGCAGCGCCAAGAATTCGTGAGCCTCTTCGGGGATCTCTTTGAACGCTCCTATAGCCGCATGATCCTGCATTCGCTCCCCGACCAGCGGATTACGTACACGGGAGAATCGATGAACGGGACACACGCCCTGGTCAACACGATTCTCGTGGATAAGCGAGGCGATCGCCTGCCGGTCGATTATCAACTCGAGCGGCGCAAAGGCCGCTGGGAGCTGTTCGATGTGGTCATCGACGGGGTGAGTATTGTCTCCAATTATCAGTCACAATTCAACAGGATCATCGAGACCACCTCGTTCGATTCGCTGGTGAAGAAAATGCGCGTCAAACAGCAGGAGGAATGA